From a region of the Daphnia magna isolate NIES linkage group LG1, ASM2063170v1.1, whole genome shotgun sequence genome:
- the LOC123469453 gene encoding LOW QUALITY PROTEIN: DNA-binding protein SMUBP-2-like (The sequence of the model RefSeq protein was modified relative to this genomic sequence to represent the inferred CDS: deleted 1 base in 1 codon), with amino-acid sequence MQFKSLEDFVIQQLELLNLERDAEIAESRKLQETFSAKQLQERGVCILNLVVHGMRSGLYGRTIITFGSKLVGKELPSSNMSSGDIVGIFSNSSASQLEKDQICSGIISCVKSNTIEIALDSDCENIDLNDNECYKLLQLANSVTYRRLKMGLNSLKNYQGPAATLMNTLFGEQVFSSANISLPPVLLGYNNDLVWFNKNLDHSQKGAVEFALKQRELAVVHGPPGTGKTTTVVEIILQTVKAGNRVLACAPSNVAVDNILEKLVSNSSVKAIRLGHPTRMQEAVQNRSLDAVLSNSEARSIVNDVRRDLDAQLKQIPKTKKRGPIFNEIKNLRKELRERETKAVKEVLSHANVILTTLTSATQEGPLKHLLPDHFDYVVIDECSQATESACWLALTRAPRVLLAGDHFQLPPTIISPEAARRGLGLTLMERIIQRKEDGKSCVRMLTTQYRMHRDIMQWASDQLYHGKLEAHSSVASHLLMELPGVEDNEDTGIPLLLLDTAGCDFHESATSEEGSKANSGEAALVFLHVQRLVESGLPARDIAIVTPYNLQVELLRQMLSGKYPQLEIRSVDGFQGREKEAIILSLVRSNSTGQVGFVADVRRLNVACTRARRHLCLVTDSSTTSRATSGLVEYMEQHGEVRSAHQYLQEMDNVVVPEIGNRITGEAAKPRKVVVPSTTTIDSNQSKQEKEEIAAKVKSMLTEWAASAECGASCIKEFPSTLTAYERLIVHQWAEEHGYQHRSVGENHKRRIQIYKSAVVIPQQADEEIQPTQNEQSHVTSFDAPTSLKNDADEALPKVVEKMELKENDLSSSKKKKNKKQNSSSGLESQKVPTKDKHLKLVVPTPSAVSESDDNNVKCDDCKKQVPKQNLALHRLRCTGAGPTEQAVRPKQKPVIKPLPSLISTDGTKDLNRNGKEKDIDDVLSEFRKLDNVCNYATCKTGISLMGQLCLFCQRRFCLSHHLPEIHGCGDAIRRQARSVTLKQGFVAPGSLPVKPKVIETAKRAHLQRKLEKKLEDMSTQRAGKKEEKKKK; translated from the exons atgCAGTTTAAAAGCCTCGAAGATTTTGTAATTCAGCAGCTTGAATTGCTTAATCTTGAAAGGGATGCAGAAATAGCTGAAAGTAGAAAATTGCAAGAAACTTTTTCTGCCAAACAGCTCCAAGAAAGAGGAGTATGCATCTTAAATTTAGTTGTTCATGGCATGCGATCCGGTTTGTATGGTAGAACTATCATAACATTTGGCAGCAAATTGGTTGGTAAAGAATTACCATCATCTAACATGAGTTCTG GAGACATTGTTGGAATATTTTCGAATTCAAGTGCTTCACAACTAGAAAAGGATCAAATTTGTTCTGGGATCATCAGTTGTGTTAAATCAAACACAATTGAAATTGCTCTTGATAGTGACTGTGAAAACATTGACTTAAATGACAATGAATGCTACAAGCTGTTGCAGTTGGCAAACAGTGTGACCTATAGAAGGCTTAAAAT GGGATTGAATAGCTTGAAAAATTACCAAGGGCCTGCTGCAACACTTATGAATACCCTGTTTGGTGAACAGGTGTTCTCATCAGCAAATATCTCTTTACCACCGGTCCTCTTA GGTTACAACAATGATCTTGTCTGGTTCAATAAAAACCTGGACCATTCGCAAAAAGGGGCAGTTGAATTCGCACTGAAGCAACGCGAACTTGCAGTTGTACATGGCCCTCCAGGGACAG GAAAAACCACGACGGTTGTTGAAATCATTCTTCAAACAGTCAAAGCAGGAAATCGAGTTCTTGCCTGCGCTCCGTCCAATGTGGCTGTCGACAACATTCTGGAGAAACTTGTATCCAATTCGTCTGTAAAAGCCATCCGTTTGGGACACCCAACCAGGATGCAGGAAGCCGTCCAGAATCGTTCGTTAGATGCCGTTCTTTCTAATAGTGAAGCCCGTTCTATCGTCAACGACGTCCGCAGAGATCTTGATGCCCAACTAAAACAAATACCGAAAACCAAAAA GCGAGGACCTATTTTCAACGAGATTAAAAATCTGCGGAAAGAACTCCGCGAACGTGAGACGAAAGCAGTCAAGGAAGTCCTCTCACATGCAAATGTCATTCTGACGACGCTCACTAGTGCTACGCAAGAAGGACCTTTAAAGCATTTGTTACCGGACCATTTTGATTACGTTGTGATCGACGAATGTTCACAG GCCACGGAATCAGCCTGTTGGTTAGCATTGACCCGAGCGCCAAGAGTCTTATTAGCTGGTGATCACTTTCAACTTCCTCCTACCATTATATCTCCGGAAGCTGCACGTAGAGGCCTTGGACTTACGCTCATGGAACGCATCATACAACGTAAAGAGGACGGCAAGTCCTGCGTTCGAATGCTGACCACCCAATACCGCATGCACCGTGATATCATGCAGTGGGCATCGGACCAACTTTACCACGGCAAGCTGGAGGCACATTCATCGGTAGCGAGTCACCTACTTATGGAACTACCTGGCGTCGAAGACAACGAAGACACAG GAATACCACTTCTACTACTTGACACCGCGGGTTGTGATTTCCATGAATCAGCTACATCAGAAGAAGGATCCAAAGCCAACAGTGGTGAAGCGGCTCTCGTTTTCTTGCATGTCCAGCGATTGGTTGAATCGGGACTACCAGCTCGAGATATCGCTATCGTTACTCCTTACAACCTCCAG GTGGAGCTCTTGAGACAAATGTTAAGCGGAAAGTATCCGCAACTCGAAATCCGCAGCGTGGATGGCTTCCAAGGCCG ggAAAAAGAGGCAATTATTTTGTCTTTAGTGCGATCTAACTCGACCGGTCAAGTTGGTTTTGTGGCCGATGTTCGTCGACTGAACGTGGCATGTACTCGCGCCCGTCGGCATCTGTGTTTAGTTACAGACTCGAGCACGACAAGTCGTGCTACTAGTGGCCTCGTTGAGTACATGGAGCAACACGGAGAGGTCCGTTCTGCCCATCAATACTTACAGGAGATGGATAATGTTGTTGTTCCCGAAATCGGCAATCGTATAACTGGGGAGGCGGCAAAACCACGCAAAGTCGTCGTTCCCTCTACGACCACGATAGATAGCAACCAgtcaaaacaagaaaaagaagagatagCCGCTAAAGTCAAGTCTATGTTGACCGAATGGGCGGCCAGTGCCGAATGTGGCGCCTCATGTATCAAAGAATTTCCATCGACGTTGACGGCCTATGAACGACTAATAGTTCACCAATGGGCCGAAGAGCATGGTTACCAGCATAGAAGTGTCGGAGAGAATCATAAACGTCGCATCCAAATATATAAATCTGCCGTAGTGATACCACAACAAGCAGACGAAGAAATCCAGCCGACCCAAAACGAACAATCTCATGTAACCTCTTTTGACGCGCCCACGTCCCTTAAGAATGATGCTGACGAAGCCTTGCCAAAAGTGGTCGAGAAGATGGAATTAAAAGAGAATGACTTGTCATcgtcaaagaagaaaaagaataaaaagcaaaattcATCCTCAGGATTAGAGAGCCAAAAAGTACCAACAAAGGATAAGCatttaaaacttgttgttcCAACCCCGTCAGCTGTCAGCGAGTCGGACGACAATAACGTCAAATGCGATGACTGCAAAAAACAAGTTCCAAAACAGAATCTAGCTCTTCATCGATTACGATGCACCGGGGCAGGTCCGACAGAGCAAGCAGTGAGACCAAAACAGAAACCAGTGATTAAACCTTTACCATCATTGATTTCCACTGATGGAACCAAAGACTTAAATagaaacggaaaagaaaaagatattgATGATGTGTTATCTGAATTCCGAAAATTGGACAATGTCTGTAATTACGCTACCTGTAAAACGGGTATCTCATTGATGGGTCAACTATGCTTGTTCTGTCAAAGACGCTTTTGTCTTTCGCACCATCTTCCCGAAATCCATGGATGTGGTGATGCTATTCGACGCCAGGCACGTAGCGTCACACTCAAACAAGGCTTTGTTGCACCTGGGTCGTTACCTGTTAAACCAAAGGTGATAGAAACCGCC
- the LOC123469484 gene encoding adenine DNA glycosylase-like isoform X1 — translation MKRLRSKGKSCVQTEIVETKNCMVVDNHHHELKSKDEIRSLRKNLIDWYDSNKRNLQWRDLAKHRDPNIRGYSVLVSEIMLQQTQVATVKSYYSRWIEKWPDFTSLSQATLEEVNTLWSGLGYYSRGRRLYEAARKVVFEMDGKMPQKAEQLQKRLPGVGPYTAAAIGSIAFNEPVGLVDGNVIRVITRLCSIGADTSKKSVVDVIWKLANELVDPEKPGDFNQAIMELGATVCAPKSPACQSCPVSSLCRANRRATHYSTGCPTDIEDVPGCSLCLPIDQSWVGTDGVTNYPRKAKKSAAKIARNMVLIVERTAKESASNEYLLWQRPVNGLLANLWEFPSFPSHRWSDDLNESSELTNALDQSKSLLTGRAIERCQYVADVYHQFSHIDQTYGVYRVVVSPCEDADDDVLALPDHYQGFRWLNARQIAEAAVSTAMKKVFRAFTQNVNGSGSRSSSSSLKRKTKSKETGTVSKKQMTLQSFFKSDQTQ, via the exons atGAAACGTTTACGATCTAAAGGGAAATCCTGTGTACAAACCGAAATtgtggaaacaaaaaattgcatGGTGGTAGACAATCACCATCATGAATTGAAATCAAAAGATGAAATAAGGAGTCTGAGGAAAAATCTAATCGATTGGTATGACAGTAACAAACGAAACCTTCAATGGCGAGATTTAGCTAAGCATAGGGATCCAAATATAAGAGGCTATTCAG TGTTAGTCTCAGAAATCATGCTGCAGCAAACTCAAGTAGCCACAGTCAAGTCTTACTACTCCAGGTGGATTGAGAAGTGGCCAGATTTTACGTCTCTTTCTCAAGCAACTTTGGAAGAAGTGAACACTCTCTGGTCAGGGTTAGGTTACTACTCTAGAGGAAGACGTCTCTATGAAGCAGCACGTAAA GTTGTTTTCGAAATGGATGGCAAGATGCCTCAAAAAGCTGAACAGTTGCAAAAGCGGTTACCTGGGGTTGGACCTTATACGGCTGCGGCCATTGG GTCAATTGCTTTCAATGAACCAGTCGGTCTCGTTGACGGGAATGTGATTAGGGTAATTACAAG GTTGTGTTCAATTGGTGCAGACACTAGTAAAAAG AGTGTGGTGGACGTCATATGGAAATTAGCCAATGAGTTGGTAGATCCGGAAAAACCAGGAGATTTCAATCAAGCGATTATGGAATTGGGTGCGACAGTATGTGCTCCAAAATCTCCTGCTTGCCAATCTTGTCCAGTCAGTTCATTATGTCGGGCCAACAGGAGAGCAACGCATTACAGCACAGGTTGCCCTACAGATATCGAAGACG TTCCCGGTTGTTCATTGTGCCTGCCAATAGACCAGTCTTGGGTTGGGAC AGATGGGGTAACCAATTATCCTCGGAAAGCAAAGAAATCTGCAGCCAAAATAGCCCGCAATATGGTCTTGATTGTTGAGCGTACAGCAAAGGAATCAGCTAGTAATGAGTATTTACTGTGGCAAAGACCAGTCAACG GTTTACTGGCAAACCTGTGGGAGTTTCCGAGTTTTCCCTCCCATCGGTGGAGCGATGACTTGAACGAGAGCAGCGAACTGACGAATGCATTGGACCAATCGAAAAGCTTGCTGACCGGTCGGGCCATCGAACGCTGCCAGTACGTGGCAGATGTTTATCACCAATTTTCTCACATAGACCAAACCTACGGTGTCTACCGTGTTGTGGTCAGTCCGTGTGAAGACGCTGATGACGATGTCTTAGCCTTGCCCGACCACTATCAAGGCTTCAGGTGGCTTAACGCCCGTCAGATTGCTGAAGCAGCGGTCTCTACCGCTATGAAAAAAGTTTTCCGCGCCTTCACCCAGAACGTGAATGGTAGTGGCAGCCGctcttcgtcgtcatcgtTGAAGCggaaaacgaaatcaaaagaaacCGGAACCGTCTCCAAAAAGCAGATGACGTTGCAGTCATTCTTCAAAAGCGATCAAACTCAATAG
- the LOC123469484 gene encoding adenine DNA glycosylase-like isoform X2: MKRLRSKGKSCVQTEIVETKNCMVVDNHHHELKSKDEIRSLRKNLIDWYDSNKRNLQWRDLAKHRDPNIRGYSVLVSEIMLQQTQVATVKSYYSRWIEKWPDFTSLSQATLEEVNTLWSGLGYYSRGRRLYEAARKVVFEMDGKMPQKAEQLQKRLPGVGPYTAAAIGLCSIGADTSKKSVVDVIWKLANELVDPEKPGDFNQAIMELGATVCAPKSPACQSCPVSSLCRANRRATHYSTGCPTDIEDVPGCSLCLPIDQSWVGTDGVTNYPRKAKKSAAKIARNMVLIVERTAKESASNEYLLWQRPVNGLLANLWEFPSFPSHRWSDDLNESSELTNALDQSKSLLTGRAIERCQYVADVYHQFSHIDQTYGVYRVVVSPCEDADDDVLALPDHYQGFRWLNARQIAEAAVSTAMKKVFRAFTQNVNGSGSRSSSSSLKRKTKSKETGTVSKKQMTLQSFFKSDQTQ, translated from the exons atGAAACGTTTACGATCTAAAGGGAAATCCTGTGTACAAACCGAAATtgtggaaacaaaaaattgcatGGTGGTAGACAATCACCATCATGAATTGAAATCAAAAGATGAAATAAGGAGTCTGAGGAAAAATCTAATCGATTGGTATGACAGTAACAAACGAAACCTTCAATGGCGAGATTTAGCTAAGCATAGGGATCCAAATATAAGAGGCTATTCAG TGTTAGTCTCAGAAATCATGCTGCAGCAAACTCAAGTAGCCACAGTCAAGTCTTACTACTCCAGGTGGATTGAGAAGTGGCCAGATTTTACGTCTCTTTCTCAAGCAACTTTGGAAGAAGTGAACACTCTCTGGTCAGGGTTAGGTTACTACTCTAGAGGAAGACGTCTCTATGAAGCAGCACGTAAA GTTGTTTTCGAAATGGATGGCAAGATGCCTCAAAAAGCTGAACAGTTGCAAAAGCGGTTACCTGGGGTTGGACCTTATACGGCTGCGGCCATTGG GTTGTGTTCAATTGGTGCAGACACTAGTAAAAAG AGTGTGGTGGACGTCATATGGAAATTAGCCAATGAGTTGGTAGATCCGGAAAAACCAGGAGATTTCAATCAAGCGATTATGGAATTGGGTGCGACAGTATGTGCTCCAAAATCTCCTGCTTGCCAATCTTGTCCAGTCAGTTCATTATGTCGGGCCAACAGGAGAGCAACGCATTACAGCACAGGTTGCCCTACAGATATCGAAGACG TTCCCGGTTGTTCATTGTGCCTGCCAATAGACCAGTCTTGGGTTGGGAC AGATGGGGTAACCAATTATCCTCGGAAAGCAAAGAAATCTGCAGCCAAAATAGCCCGCAATATGGTCTTGATTGTTGAGCGTACAGCAAAGGAATCAGCTAGTAATGAGTATTTACTGTGGCAAAGACCAGTCAACG GTTTACTGGCAAACCTGTGGGAGTTTCCGAGTTTTCCCTCCCATCGGTGGAGCGATGACTTGAACGAGAGCAGCGAACTGACGAATGCATTGGACCAATCGAAAAGCTTGCTGACCGGTCGGGCCATCGAACGCTGCCAGTACGTGGCAGATGTTTATCACCAATTTTCTCACATAGACCAAACCTACGGTGTCTACCGTGTTGTGGTCAGTCCGTGTGAAGACGCTGATGACGATGTCTTAGCCTTGCCCGACCACTATCAAGGCTTCAGGTGGCTTAACGCCCGTCAGATTGCTGAAGCAGCGGTCTCTACCGCTATGAAAAAAGTTTTCCGCGCCTTCACCCAGAACGTGAATGGTAGTGGCAGCCGctcttcgtcgtcatcgtTGAAGCggaaaacgaaatcaaaagaaacCGGAACCGTCTCCAAAAAGCAGATGACGTTGCAGTCATTCTTCAAAAGCGATCAAACTCAATAG